The Chryseobacterium sp. 52 genome includes a region encoding these proteins:
- a CDS encoding HU family DNA-binding protein, with translation MTKAELVNTISNKLGTEKNETQKVVEAFMQEIRTSMYNGDNVYLRGFGSFIIKTRAAKTGRNISKNTAIEIPAHNIPAFKPSKSFVEKVKTKVAVK, from the coding sequence ATGACAAAGGCAGAATTGGTAAACACCATCTCAAATAAGTTGGGAACAGAAAAGAATGAAACACAGAAAGTTGTAGAAGCTTTTATGCAGGAGATCAGGACTTCTATGTATAATGGGGATAACGTTTATCTAAGAGGTTTTGGATCTTTTATCATTAAAACAAGAGCTGCTAAAACAGGAAGAAATATTTCTAAGAACACTGCTATTGAGATTCCTGCTCATAACATTCCTGCTTTCAAACCTTCAAAATCTTTTGTTGAGAAAGTAAAAACTAAAGTCGCAGTAAAATAA
- a CDS encoding response regulator transcription factor gives MSKLLSNTVRFSIADSDFYFKKIMVKTLMENPFYMLLNDCNNGHELVNRIYRRQEDVFIIELFMPVLSGIEAIKYIRKNNTETPIVTYSNTYQEDMAEILSKVPNIYYCQKKSTIIKDIIKGSIASEGFDYEKYSKEWEQQPLAVQNYMERQKKGQEELNPTEIQLMKFCYEGYSNKEIAEKLNLSARTIDTYINRLTEKLGLKTKLHLIRFCVENGYYNSSM, from the coding sequence GTGAGTAAATTATTATCTAATACAGTGCGATTTTCTATAGCAGACAGTGACTTCTACTTCAAGAAGATCATGGTCAAAACCCTTATGGAAAACCCCTTCTATATGCTTCTGAATGACTGCAACAACGGGCATGAGCTTGTGAACAGAATCTACAGGAGGCAGGAAGATGTGTTTATTATAGAGCTGTTTATGCCTGTATTAAGCGGGATAGAGGCTATAAAATATATCAGAAAAAACAATACAGAAACTCCTATTGTCACTTATTCCAATACGTATCAGGAAGATATGGCAGAGATTCTTTCTAAAGTCCCCAACATCTACTACTGTCAGAAAAAGAGTACGATTATAAAAGATATTATCAAAGGCAGCATTGCTTCTGAAGGTTTCGATTATGAAAAATATTCTAAAGAATGGGAACAACAGCCACTGGCTGTACAGAACTATATGGAAAGGCAAAAGAAGGGTCAGGAAGAGCTCAATCCTACTGAGATTCAGTTGATGAAATTCTGCTATGAAGGCTACAGCAACAAGGAAATTGCGGAAAAACTGAACCTGAGCGCACGCACCATAGACACGTATATCAACAGGCTTACTGAAAAACTTGGACTGAAGACAAAACTCCATCTTATCCGTTTCTGCGTGGAAAATGGCTACTACAATTCGAGCATGTAG
- the tssO gene encoding type VI secretion system TssO — MSSNREKKLNKSDVRIGIWKFILSFAVLSVVSFLCLFLFFKSYSIQREGITRQADAYKELMLRSDVLKAQIDKVFDQMNQLKINKVENDMFLRTRIMDDVREVQNIMGKDSIDNFKHYAVLMKQIRPMLTLKNDIIQEEYNKKIVVRDLQECMDKVGKANNQLKKDPTRNFTGRKRR; from the coding sequence ATGTCTTCTAATAGAGAAAAAAAATTGAACAAATCCGATGTCAGAATAGGCATTTGGAAGTTTATTCTGTCTTTTGCCGTTCTGTCCGTGGTGTCTTTTCTATGTTTATTTCTCTTTTTTAAAAGCTACAGTATACAGAGAGAGGGAATAACCAGACAAGCGGATGCCTATAAAGAGCTGATGCTTCGAAGCGATGTTCTTAAGGCTCAGATCGATAAGGTTTTTGATCAGATGAACCAGCTTAAGATTAATAAGGTGGAGAATGATATGTTCCTCAGAACCAGAATTATGGATGATGTAAGAGAGGTGCAGAATATTATGGGAAAAGACAGTATTGATAATTTCAAGCACTATGCTGTTTTGATGAAACAGATACGCCCTATGCTGACTTTGAAAAATGATATTATACAGGAAGAATACAATAAGAAGATTGTCGTAAGGGATCTTCAGGAATGTATGGATAAAGTAGGAAAAGCTAACAATCAGCTTAAAAAAGATCCTACAAGAAACTTTACAGGAAGAAAAAGAAGATAA
- a CDS encoding type VI secretion system transmembrane protein TssO, with the protein MQGHITLSKKERHYQFLYLILMLVAAMIFLGIIFLKGFDSPFSDEDVRGLQNLEQKAAFESQQKILQPVMDSTYTMISKISDKSPEPFVEDNIINGVNGLASHFHGNDVMDIRKDGYSQISKFYKMYFDDKKVISTTSEDIKRFQKEVEDCRIGFKSKQDHLYERENALRARTQ; encoded by the coding sequence ATGCAGGGACATATTACACTATCTAAAAAAGAAAGACATTATCAGTTCCTTTATCTGATACTGATGCTTGTAGCCGCTATGATATTCCTGGGGATTATCTTTTTAAAAGGATTTGATTCTCCATTCTCAGACGAAGACGTTAGAGGATTACAGAATCTTGAACAAAAAGCAGCTTTTGAAAGCCAGCAAAAAATCCTACAGCCTGTAATGGACAGTACCTATACCATGATCAGCAAGATTTCAGATAAATCTCCGGAGCCTTTTGTAGAGGATAATATCATTAACGGCGTTAATGGTCTGGCAAGTCATTTTCATGGAAACGATGTGATGGATATCAGGAAGGATGGGTATTCTCAGATTTCCAAATTCTATAAAATGTATTTTGATGACAAAAAAGTTATTTCTACGACTTCAGAAGATATAAAAAGATTTCAGAAAGAGGTGGAAGATTGCAGAATTGGTTTTAAAAGCAAGCAGGATCATCTCTATGAAAGAGAAAATGCATTAAGGGCAAGGACCCAGTAA
- a CDS encoding PKD domain-containing protein — translation MNYFQKNKKNIIIGVIATLLIAALVALWLQKKVIHSADDIVGVVYPSSLSVGDTLLFEDKTQFAKTKRWNFGDGRTSDKNTGIHFYDKPGYYSVSLIIDNKYTKTFPVMVSARYQKSKDSTKTAATIEAVTQAMQNENVQFRAVSDAGKFAWKFGETGNTDAKEKMAIYSYKKPGDYRVTLYTDESEEPVYHMIKILPAYNSLQEDEVAVEDSYKKIDDDFKYHLQQIANGNSFNMHYNYLLRTYLCNNENTVVKVSDSKANNFYMYCAGLQFDKNIVIQSVKVNLDDTQNCVTKVDINQSK, via the coding sequence ATGAATTATTTTCAAAAAAACAAAAAGAACATTATTATTGGTGTTATCGCAACGCTGCTCATTGCGGCACTCGTTGCGTTATGGCTACAGAAAAAAGTGATCCATTCTGCCGATGATATTGTAGGAGTAGTCTATCCTTCCTCATTGTCTGTAGGAGATACCCTTTTATTTGAGGATAAAACCCAGTTTGCAAAAACCAAGAGATGGAATTTTGGAGATGGGAGAACCTCTGATAAAAACACAGGGATCCACTTTTATGATAAACCGGGATATTATTCGGTAAGTTTGATTATTGATAATAAGTATACCAAGACATTTCCTGTCATGGTTTCTGCAAGATATCAAAAGTCAAAAGATAGTACAAAGACCGCTGCGACCATAGAAGCTGTAACACAGGCTATGCAGAATGAAAATGTACAGTTCCGTGCTGTTTCAGATGCAGGAAAATTTGCATGGAAGTTTGGCGAAACAGGAAATACAGATGCCAAAGAGAAAATGGCTATTTACTCGTATAAAAAACCGGGAGACTACCGTGTTACTTTATATACAGACGAAAGCGAGGAACCTGTTTATCACATGATCAAGATTCTTCCGGCCTACAATTCTTTACAGGAAGATGAAGTAGCAGTAGAAGATTCTTATAAAAAAATCGATGACGATTTCAAATACCACTTGCAGCAGATTGCTAACGGAAACAGTTTTAATATGCATTATAACTACCTTCTGAGAACGTATCTGTGTAACAACGAAAATACAGTGGTAAAAGTGAGTGACAGCAAAGCGAATAACTTCTATATGTACTGTGCAGGACTTCAGTTTGACAAAAACATTGTCATCCAGAGTGTAAAAGTAAACTTAGATGATACACAGAACTGTGTAACAAAAGTAGATATAAACCAAAGCAAATAA
- the tssR gene encoding type VI secretion system protein TssR domain-containing protein — MKNKFPLAAYYIGLSVLLTSCQVKLPSKRTPEPSQYGQLDNSPVVNGYPKKSVPWIVISDRSRNTAYLDKSDEKSYKEVKFLEPLMVLKHRDGMVKIAEYIPDALMKKVSSKSIKTYGWIPESDLLLWNNSLKSEKTGYPVRVAVVPNNSEVIRSAERYYKNDSIIVFNSPSLVEEANVKIPNGQMVYVYKQAENNKRFLVGKKPSIDIDSISTNLYGWVDSNVISAWGERSAIKLKNDTKVTESDLGIHEGYPGAADSDSKTAILLIDTHKRTPLENIYPVTLALNEAPTPDSKTKYFTNILDYSKNYVSNVLGDKILFDRYREITERDKNINIVFALDVSAPNAPYAPIVKSLLQDLQLRFEKPSYFNGVKYGVVLYKNNPCGENVLASNLSTDYSKITAFIDDRTNEMNCASNSGYQPVGEALTAAGNLLSNVPDETNIVVTIGTSANQSGNMYNVISSLTQAQARVIMFQTSARSADTYNDFVLMAENVVTNTAKNIAELKKEKIVDQNDVLTKNNFSLVEGDAGFFSLDYPKQSMSQGFVIFPKKGDVTMPGYLKKSVDSLISQVTLDNQTIDRALNKYFHSTVGAGRTDVDLKYKYLFPGLTNPVSAGIAAQLINYGNPFLVKGYIPKDLKDVKPNIEKGILISETEYDNLKNFYTEVYLKTDPEKASFSQSRAIKEYIRLLKKYNPTLKFLDKSELYEKPMSYAVGLSTGFDNSEEELMSKYKLKGWKKPKIVLKERVRKYFKDYKVLAERMLNHRKNPAVKIQQNGQTFYWLNEYFMPTTQTVEEPEYTKH; from the coding sequence ATGAAAAATAAATTTCCTCTAGCAGCATATTATATAGGATTATCAGTATTATTAACGAGCTGTCAGGTAAAGCTGCCCTCTAAAAGAACTCCTGAGCCGTCGCAGTACGGGCAGTTAGACAACTCACCGGTAGTGAACGGATACCCTAAAAAATCGGTTCCGTGGATCGTTATTTCAGATAGATCCAGAAATACGGCATATCTTGATAAAAGTGACGAAAAGTCTTACAAAGAAGTTAAGTTTCTGGAGCCTTTGATGGTTCTGAAACATAGAGACGGAATGGTGAAGATAGCGGAATATATTCCGGATGCTTTAATGAAAAAAGTTTCTTCCAAATCCATTAAAACCTATGGCTGGATACCGGAATCAGACCTTCTTCTATGGAATAATTCTTTAAAAAGCGAAAAGACAGGTTACCCTGTAAGAGTAGCTGTAGTTCCGAACAACAGCGAAGTGATCCGAAGTGCTGAAAGATACTACAAGAATGATTCTATTATAGTGTTCAACTCACCAAGTCTTGTGGAAGAAGCCAATGTGAAAATTCCAAACGGACAGATGGTATACGTCTATAAACAGGCGGAAAACAATAAACGATTTTTGGTAGGTAAAAAACCTTCTATTGATATAGACAGCATCAGTACGAACCTTTACGGATGGGTAGATTCAAATGTAATCTCTGCATGGGGGGAACGTTCTGCTATAAAACTGAAAAATGACACAAAGGTTACTGAATCTGATTTAGGGATTCATGAAGGATATCCGGGTGCAGCAGATTCAGATAGCAAAACAGCAATTCTTTTAATTGATACTCATAAGAGGACACCTCTGGAAAATATTTATCCGGTAACGTTAGCATTAAATGAAGCTCCAACACCAGATTCCAAAACAAAATATTTTACCAATATTCTTGACTACAGCAAAAATTACGTATCCAATGTTCTTGGGGATAAAATTTTATTTGACCGTTATAGAGAGATTACGGAAAGAGATAAAAATATAAACATTGTTTTTGCTTTGGATGTAAGTGCTCCCAATGCACCTTATGCTCCCATCGTAAAATCTCTTCTTCAAGATTTGCAGCTTAGATTTGAGAAACCTTCTTATTTTAACGGAGTAAAATACGGCGTTGTTTTGTATAAAAATAACCCGTGCGGGGAGAATGTTCTGGCTTCTAATTTAAGTACAGATTACAGCAAGATCACCGCATTTATTGACGATAGGACGAATGAAATGAACTGTGCGAGCAACAGTGGCTACCAACCGGTAGGTGAGGCGCTTACGGCTGCAGGAAATCTTCTTTCAAATGTTCCGGATGAAACCAATATTGTGGTAACGATAGGTACTTCTGCCAACCAGAGCGGAAATATGTACAATGTGATCAGTTCTCTTACACAGGCACAGGCCAGAGTAATCATGTTCCAAACCAGTGCAAGATCAGCTGATACATACAATGATTTTGTACTGATGGCTGAAAATGTGGTAACCAATACGGCAAAAAATATTGCTGAACTTAAGAAGGAGAAAATCGTCGACCAGAATGATGTTCTTACTAAAAATAATTTCAGTCTTGTGGAAGGTGATGCCGGATTTTTCTCGTTAGATTATCCAAAGCAGAGTATGTCTCAGGGATTTGTTATTTTCCCTAAAAAAGGTGATGTTACAATGCCTGGTTATCTGAAAAAGTCTGTAGACAGTCTTATTTCACAGGTTACTTTAGACAACCAAACCATCGATCGGGCGCTTAATAAATATTTCCATTCTACAGTAGGAGCAGGAAGAACAGATGTGGATCTGAAATACAAATATCTGTTCCCAGGTCTTACCAATCCTGTTTCTGCAGGAATTGCGGCACAGCTTATCAACTATGGAAATCCGTTCCTTGTAAAAGGATATATTCCGAAAGATTTGAAAGATGTCAAACCAAATATAGAAAAAGGAATTCTTATCTCTGAAACAGAATATGATAACCTGAAGAATTTCTATACTGAAGTTTATCTGAAGACCGATCCGGAAAAAGCAAGTTTTAGCCAGTCCAGAGCGATTAAAGAGTATATCAGACTCCTGAAAAAGTATAATCCTACCTTAAAATTCCTTGATAAGTCTGAACTGTATGAGAAACCAATGTCTTACGCAGTAGGATTGAGTACAGGTTTTGATAACTCCGAAGAGGAGTTGATGTCAAAATACAAACTGAAAGGATGGAAAAAACCTAAAATCGTTTTAAAGGAAAGAGTAAGAAAGTATTTCAAAGACTATAAAGTTTTGGCAGAGAGAATGCTGAACCACAGAAAAAATCCTGCGGTGAAGATTCAGCAGAACGGGCAGACTTTCTATTGGTTGAATGAATATTTCATGCCTACCACGCAGACTGTCGAAGAGCCGGAATACACAAAACATTAA
- the tssD gene encoding type VI secretion system tube protein TssD: protein MAGNSRGILKFNGGEGQKLLKLKYSVSRSTDVSGRVASDPSNALVKITVEATEKSDILESLLNGKYKPTTGEVTFNKSHEEGTLITLNWENGYVIQHQVSFDAIDENSMLISFVISAETIDFGTSKYNGAWPSK from the coding sequence ATGGCTGGAAACTCAAGAGGAATCTTAAAGTTCAATGGCGGAGAAGGGCAGAAACTGTTGAAACTGAAATACAGTGTATCAAGATCTACAGATGTTTCAGGACGCGTAGCATCAGATCCTTCCAACGCATTGGTTAAAATTACAGTAGAAGCTACTGAGAAATCGGACATTCTGGAAAGCTTACTGAACGGAAAATATAAGCCTACAACAGGAGAAGTTACTTTTAACAAATCTCATGAAGAAGGAACGCTTATCACTTTAAACTGGGAAAACGGATATGTGATCCAGCATCAGGTAAGTTTCGATGCGATAGACGAAAACAGTATGCTGATCAGTTTTGTAATAAGCGCAGAAACAATTGACTTTGGTACCTCCAAATACAACGGAGCATGGCCATCTAAATAA